In Sphingobacterium thalpophilum, a genomic segment contains:
- a CDS encoding BamA/TamA family outer membrane protein, which produces MKTKKGLTMQIKLQGLIGLFIISGIIAACSSTKNLPEDESLYVKGNVNIASDTISKKNKEKLATYLAESLRPKPNKRVLGMPYKLYFNNMAGDTANSNFIKRFLKKIGEEPVLLSDVNREYNENLLRNRLENIGFFNAEVTSDTTVENKKATVDYTAKPNLIYRIKSVTFDVDSSTQLGRDIQGTSGESLLRPNNNYSLDVVLNERDRIDNVLKNKGYYYFSPDYILVQVDSTIGNHKVNLYVTVKKEAPEQARVPSKINKIYIYPNYTETGAGYQRSARNAEPFDSSYYFIDPKHSFRKPVIANHIFFKQGDLYNRDAHNRTISHLVNLNSWKFVKNNFVDSKEVPNALDVYYYLTPLPKKSIRVELLGKMASVYNGTEVNVNWTLRNAFKGAEKLNINVFGGYELQTGGNADLNSSYFRYGTEATLTFPRILTPFGTINPSRQFIPNTYIKARYEFLNRRKAYTLNSMALSYGYSWQENEEKQHDLALMEITYVQPRGISESYKMQMDTIPALRHVIDPQFTIGPNYNFTFQNTMKKHLQNTFYFKGNLDLSGNILGLIKGADFNKGKTFKLFDAYFSQYIKASVDGRHYFKLSENSQLASRVSIGMSYSYGNSRSLPYLKQYYVGGPNSIRAFGARAIGPGTVAPERLGNGLFYADQTGDIKLELNTEYRAKIAGPVHWAAFIDAGNVWLQREDENKPGGKFSKDFLKELAVGGGLGLRFDFTFLILRTDFSIPFRIPYLPEGERWVLKDIDFGSSRWRKDNLMFNLAIGYPF; this is translated from the coding sequence ATGAAGACGAAGAAAGGGCTTACCATGCAAATTAAACTACAGGGGCTGATTGGCCTATTTATAATAAGCGGCATCATTGCGGCCTGTTCGTCGACCAAAAACCTACCCGAAGACGAGAGCCTTTACGTGAAAGGAAACGTGAACATCGCATCCGATACCATTTCGAAGAAAAACAAGGAGAAACTGGCGACCTACCTGGCCGAATCGCTGCGGCCCAAACCCAATAAGCGGGTGCTGGGCATGCCCTATAAGCTTTATTTTAACAATATGGCGGGCGATACCGCCAACAGCAACTTTATAAAACGTTTCCTCAAAAAAATTGGCGAGGAACCTGTACTACTGAGCGATGTAAACCGGGAGTACAATGAAAATCTGCTGCGCAACCGGCTGGAGAATATCGGATTTTTCAATGCCGAAGTGACCTCCGATACCACCGTTGAAAACAAGAAAGCAACGGTAGACTATACCGCTAAGCCCAATCTGATCTACCGCATTAAATCAGTCACCTTTGATGTGGACAGCTCGACCCAACTCGGCCGCGATATTCAGGGGACTTCCGGCGAGAGCCTGCTACGGCCAAACAACAACTATAGCCTGGATGTGGTACTCAACGAAAGGGACCGGATAGACAATGTCCTTAAAAATAAGGGCTACTATTATTTTAGCCCCGACTATATCCTGGTGCAGGTCGATAGCACCATCGGCAACCATAAGGTCAATCTATATGTCACGGTAAAAAAAGAAGCCCCTGAGCAGGCCCGGGTACCGTCCAAAATCAACAAGATTTATATCTACCCCAACTATACGGAGACCGGGGCAGGCTACCAGCGGTCGGCCCGGAATGCCGAACCCTTTGATAGCAGTTATTATTTTATCGATCCAAAACACAGCTTTCGCAAACCTGTTATTGCCAATCACATCTTTTTCAAGCAGGGCGACCTGTACAACCGCGATGCCCACAACCGGACCATCAGCCATTTGGTGAACCTGAACAGCTGGAAATTTGTTAAAAATAACTTTGTGGACAGCAAGGAAGTGCCCAACGCGCTGGATGTGTACTATTACCTTACGCCCCTGCCCAAGAAATCCATTCGGGTAGAGCTGCTGGGCAAGATGGCTTCCGTCTACAACGGGACCGAGGTCAATGTCAACTGGACCTTACGGAATGCTTTTAAAGGAGCCGAAAAGCTCAATATCAATGTATTTGGCGGCTACGAACTGCAGACGGGAGGCAATGCCGACCTGAACTCCAGCTATTTCCGGTATGGTACCGAGGCCACCTTAACCTTTCCGAGGATATTGACGCCATTTGGTACCATCAATCCTTCGCGCCAATTTATTCCGAACACCTATATCAAGGCACGCTATGAATTTTTAAACCGGCGAAAAGCCTATACCCTCAATTCCATGGCGCTGAGCTACGGTTACAGCTGGCAAGAGAACGAAGAGAAACAGCATGACCTGGCGTTGATGGAAATCACCTATGTACAGCCAAGAGGCATTTCGGAAAGCTACAAAATGCAGATGGATACCATTCCGGCGTTGCGGCATGTAATTGATCCCCAATTTACGATTGGGCCCAATTATAATTTCACCTTTCAGAATACCATGAAAAAGCACCTGCAGAACACCTTTTATTTTAAGGGCAATCTGGACCTGTCGGGCAATATTCTGGGACTGATCAAAGGTGCAGATTTTAACAAGGGGAAAACGTTTAAACTCTTTGACGCCTACTTCTCACAGTATATCAAAGCCAGTGTTGACGGCAGGCATTATTTCAAGCTCAGCGAAAATTCACAACTTGCTTCCCGGGTAAGCATCGGGATGAGCTACTCGTACGGCAATTCGCGTTCCCTACCCTACCTGAAGCAATACTATGTAGGTGGACCGAATAGCATCCGTGCCTTTGGCGCGCGGGCGATCGGGCCGGGTACGGTGGCACCCGAGCGCCTTGGAAATGGACTTTTTTATGCCGATCAAACAGGCGATATCAAGCTGGAGCTGAATACCGAGTACCGAGCCAAAATAGCCGGTCCCGTCCATTGGGCTGCCTTTATTGATGCCGGTAATGTGTGGCTGCAACGTGAGGATGAGAATAAGCCCGGAGGCAAATTCAGCAAGGATTTCCTCAAGGAGCTTGCCGTGGGCGGTGGCCTGGGCCTACGCTTTGACTTTACCTTTCTGATCCTGCGTACCGACTTTTCTATTCCATTCCGCATTCCTTATTTGCCGGAAGGCGAGCGATGGGTACTGAAAGATATCGACTTTGGAAGTTCAAGATGGCGGAAAGACAATTTGATGTTTAATCTTGCGATCGGTTATCCATTTTAG
- a CDS encoding PA2169 family four-helix-bundle protein, whose product MKSNQNDPNILNDLIKINNDRIEGYELAIDLANEQGEGAREAVFRKMIGQSEKFIAELSPLVELAGQYATDRTKLSGELFRLWMVIKSKLSGGNMQDLLEHCERGEAAFREVYEKALAEENKLSIGAKNLIQIQLSQQREAHENIKILCGI is encoded by the coding sequence ATGAAAAGTAATCAGAACGACCCGAATATATTAAATGACCTTATTAAAATCAACAATGACCGCATCGAAGGATACGAGCTGGCTATTGATCTGGCCAACGAGCAGGGCGAAGGTGCCCGGGAAGCTGTGTTCAGAAAGATGATCGGGCAGTCTGAAAAGTTTATTGCCGAACTCAGTCCACTGGTTGAGCTTGCTGGCCAATACGCGACTGACCGGACAAAATTAAGCGGTGAGCTTTTTCGGCTGTGGATGGTGATCAAATCAAAATTATCGGGCGGTAATATGCAAGATTTATTGGAGCATTGTGAGCGCGGCGAGGCAGCGTTCCGAGAGGTTTACGAAAAAGCGCTGGCGGAGGAAAACAAGCTGTCTATCGGGGCCAAAAACTTGATCCAGATTCAGCTGAGCCAGCAGCGGGAAGCCCATGAAAACATTAAAATTCTGTGCGGGATCTAG
- a CDS encoding SemiSWEET transporter — protein MINENLLGIIAGILTSISMLPQLIKVLKEKNVDDLSPVMLLTLIIGIALWVWYGVMKSEAPIIYSNSFAVLVNLCLLGSYLIYRKKE, from the coding sequence ATGATCAATGAAAACTTATTGGGAATTATCGCGGGGATCTTGACCTCCATTTCGATGCTGCCGCAGCTGATCAAGGTATTGAAAGAAAAAAATGTGGATGACCTTTCTCCTGTTATGCTGTTAACCTTAATCATAGGAATTGCCCTATGGGTGTGGTATGGCGTAATGAAAAGTGAGGCGCCCATTATCTATTCAAACAGCTTTGCTGTTCTCGTAAACCTGTGTCTGCTGGGCAGCTATCTGATTTACAGAAAAAAGGAATAA
- a CDS encoding YihY/virulence factor BrkB family protein translates to MDVKKEKTSKLQTYWTILKNTVSGFINEDSMKYSASLSYYTVFSIGPILVLMIALAGIFYGAEAIQGKVFTELNGLVGNSAAKQIEEVIQNLQLSGKSNMALVISIVTLIIGATTVFGDMQNSINKIWHVRPKPKKGWLKLIQDRLLSSSLVIGLGFLLVVTLIVNGIILALTGQLQRYFPEITVVLMNVINFVISFVVIVILFSVIFKTLPDVNIQWKTVRAGALFTAILFVIGRYLIGIYLERSATQDTYGAAGSFVLILLWVYYTAAILYFGAIFTREYATEMEIPIEPSEFAVHVETQEIERNVDEIPPAPLDPEETTIDTTE, encoded by the coding sequence ATGGATGTAAAAAAGGAAAAGACAAGCAAGCTACAGACCTATTGGACCATACTGAAAAATACGGTATCGGGATTTATCAATGAAGACTCCATGAAATACAGCGCTTCATTATCGTATTATACCGTTTTTTCCATTGGTCCAATATTGGTTTTAATGATCGCATTGGCCGGAATATTTTATGGTGCCGAAGCCATTCAGGGAAAGGTTTTTACCGAACTGAACGGTTTAGTGGGCAATAGCGCCGCCAAACAGATTGAAGAGGTTATTCAGAACCTTCAGCTGTCGGGCAAATCCAATATGGCGCTGGTGATCAGTATAGTGACCCTGATTATCGGGGCAACCACGGTTTTTGGCGATATGCAAAACTCCATCAATAAAATATGGCATGTACGCCCAAAACCAAAAAAGGGTTGGTTAAAACTAATTCAGGACCGATTGCTATCGTCTTCGCTCGTAATCGGCCTGGGCTTTCTGTTGGTGGTTACCTTGATCGTCAACGGCATTATTTTGGCCCTAACCGGGCAGCTGCAGCGCTATTTTCCGGAAATAACGGTCGTGCTGATGAACGTCATCAATTTTGTCATTTCCTTTGTGGTTATTGTCATCCTTTTTAGCGTGATCTTTAAAACCTTGCCCGATGTCAATATTCAATGGAAGACTGTTCGTGCCGGTGCCCTGTTTACGGCTATATTATTTGTTATCGGTCGTTACCTGATAGGCATCTACCTCGAACGTTCGGCCACGCAGGATACCTACGGGGCGGCAGGTTCATTTGTACTTATTTTGCTTTGGGTATATTATACTGCAGCGATTCTTTATTTCGGTGCGATTTTTACACGGGAGTATGCTACGGAAATGGAAATACCAATTGAACCGTCTGAATTCGCAGTCCATGTGGAAACGCAGGAAATCGAGCGGAATGTCGATGAAATACCGCCGGCACCACTGGATCCCGAAGAAACGACCATTGATACAACGGAGTAA
- a CDS encoding glycoside hydrolase family 76 protein — translation MKLIIKITTTVLLSGLCYLTGYGQLNKGQSAERAQRTLAIIYAKYGNTKNQLLTEKYPFDASFKADYLDNSEQAAGQKKYAYLWPFSGSFSAVNTLMELPKNKALYQKILDQRVLLGLMEYRDHSREPVGYASYINSALASDRFYDDNVWLGIDFTDSYLQTKKVDYLKHAKEIWAFVKSGADDKLGGGIYWCEQKKESKNTCSNAPAAVFALKLFEATQEKDYLNEARHLYEWTKAGLQDPADKLYWDNIQLNGNIGKAKYSYNVGQMLQAAALLYKFTKEKKYLVDAQELAKACLAYFFQSMDQDTFPVLKNSNVWFHAVMMRGYISLFEQDGNRKYLDIFAKNLDRAWYKMRDQDGLFDVDWTLEKKQKSKWLLDQCAFVEMYGRLARIGY, via the coding sequence ATGAAACTAATCATTAAGATAACGACGACCGTGCTGCTGTCGGGTTTATGCTATTTAACAGGCTATGGTCAACTCAATAAGGGACAGTCTGCCGAACGTGCCCAAAGAACGTTAGCTATTATTTACGCTAAGTATGGAAATACCAAAAACCAGCTGTTGACTGAGAAATATCCTTTCGACGCGAGCTTTAAAGCGGACTATCTGGATAATTCCGAACAGGCGGCCGGGCAAAAGAAATATGCCTACCTATGGCCATTCTCGGGGAGCTTTTCCGCTGTAAATACATTGATGGAGCTCCCAAAGAACAAAGCCCTTTATCAAAAGATCCTTGACCAGCGCGTGCTACTAGGATTAATGGAATATAGGGATCATTCCAGGGAGCCCGTTGGTTATGCTTCCTATATCAATTCTGCTCTGGCATCAGACCGGTTTTATGATGATAACGTCTGGTTGGGTATTGACTTTACCGATAGTTATCTGCAGACAAAAAAGGTCGATTATCTCAAGCATGCGAAAGAGATCTGGGCTTTTGTAAAAAGCGGTGCGGACGACAAGCTCGGTGGTGGAATCTATTGGTGTGAACAGAAAAAGGAATCTAAAAATACCTGTTCCAATGCTCCTGCGGCAGTGTTTGCACTAAAGCTATTTGAAGCTACTCAGGAGAAAGACTATCTGAATGAAGCGCGACATTTATATGAGTGGACAAAGGCAGGACTGCAAGATCCTGCGGACAAGCTGTATTGGGATAATATTCAGCTCAATGGAAATATTGGTAAAGCCAAGTATTCCTATAATGTTGGACAGATGTTGCAAGCAGCAGCGTTGCTTTACAAATTTACCAAGGAAAAAAAATATCTGGTCGATGCCCAAGAGCTGGCAAAAGCTTGTCTAGCGTATTTTTTTCAGTCCATGGACCAAGATACTTTTCCAGTGTTAAAGAATAGTAATGTATGGTTTCATGCTGTAATGATGAGAGGATATATCAGTTTATTTGAACAGGATGGAAATAGAAAGTATCTGGACATTTTTGCGAAAAACCTAGACCGCGCATGGTATAAAATGAGGGATCAGGACGGGCTGTTTGATGTCGACTGGACTTTGGAGAAAAAGCAAAAATCCAAGTGGCTGTTAGATCAATGCGCTTTTGTGGAGATGTACGGACGTTTGGCGCGAATAGGATATTAA
- a CDS encoding glycoside hydrolase family 76 protein — MNKMIILSSILFLLFGCTKIEDSYPYEDTVEESWTAIATQVSDKMIAGFWNESGYFNNAINQSDLGFQYWPNAHAMDVVIDAYLRTKDSRYSAYFSKWFEGVRIKNGNTYYNVFYDDMEWNALTILRLYEITKEQKYLDTVLLLWKDIIGAWDEQYAGGGLAWKKDMRYSKNACSNGPASILAARLYRLTKDENYLTWAKKIYEWQKATLYNPSTGAVYDNINGQTGNVDMTTLTYNQGTFLGTAVELFKITKDQLYLVDAQKISYYTITRCIDGGNNILRDEGSGDGALFKGIFIRYFVDYLNQEGIDAAYRSKFEKFLVNNGKIAWTKGTSLPTLFFGPSWAQPPIGNSEITAYASAAMLFEGLASYENKLK; from the coding sequence ATGAATAAAATGATTATACTGTCATCCATATTGTTTCTACTCTTTGGATGCACCAAGATTGAGGACAGCTACCCGTATGAAGACACCGTCGAGGAAAGCTGGACAGCTATTGCAACACAGGTTTCCGATAAGATGATTGCCGGGTTCTGGAATGAGTCCGGGTATTTTAACAATGCGATCAATCAATCCGATCTGGGATTTCAATATTGGCCCAATGCACATGCCATGGATGTTGTTATCGATGCCTATCTACGAACGAAGGACAGCAGATATAGTGCCTATTTCAGCAAATGGTTTGAAGGTGTGAGGATCAAAAATGGCAATACCTATTATAACGTATTCTATGATGATATGGAATGGAATGCACTGACCATATTGCGCTTATATGAAATTACCAAGGAGCAAAAATACCTCGACACCGTATTACTTTTATGGAAAGATATTATTGGTGCGTGGGATGAGCAATATGCAGGCGGCGGATTGGCTTGGAAGAAAGATATGCGCTATAGTAAAAATGCCTGCTCGAATGGGCCAGCTAGCATTCTGGCAGCTAGATTATATCGTTTGACAAAAGATGAAAACTACCTGACCTGGGCCAAGAAGATCTACGAATGGCAAAAGGCAACCTTGTATAATCCGTCAACAGGCGCTGTTTATGATAATATTAATGGTCAGACAGGTAATGTGGATATGACGACGCTTACTTATAATCAGGGGACGTTCCTTGGTACCGCAGTGGAGCTTTTTAAGATTACTAAAGATCAGCTTTATCTGGTTGATGCGCAAAAAATTAGTTATTACACAATCACACGTTGTATCGATGGCGGGAATAATATTTTGCGCGACGAGGGAAGCGGCGACGGCGCATTGTTTAAAGGGATATTTATACGATATTTTGTAGACTATTTAAATCAGGAAGGAATTGATGCAGCCTACCGCAGTAAGTTTGAGAAATTTCTGGTCAATAATGGTAAAATTGCCTGGACCAAGGGAACAAGTCTACCGACGCTGTTCTTTGGTCCGTCCTGGGCGCAACCCCCTATTGGCAATAGTGAAATTACTGCCTATGCAAGTGCTGCGATGCTTTTTGAAGGATTAGCAAGCTATGAAAATAAATTAAAATAA
- a CDS encoding CsbD family protein: protein MSELTWKGRWNEIKGKVKQQYADLTDDDLLYAEGKEDELVGKLQKKTGKTQDEVNSWLNGL, encoded by the coding sequence ATGAGCGAATTAACATGGAAAGGTCGTTGGAACGAAATTAAAGGTAAGGTAAAACAGCAATACGCAGACCTTACGGATGATGATTTACTATATGCAGAAGGCAAAGAAGATGAGTTGGTAGGTAAACTTCAAAAGAAAACAGGTAAAACACAAGATGAGGTGAATAGCTGGTTGAACGGTTTGTAG